One genomic region from Lusitaniella coriacea LEGE 07157 encodes:
- a CDS encoding ABC1 kinase family protein, with translation MFSLTKNTGRQGEIIEVVFRNGWDYMRGLLTGGKAGEPRLPSPEVLCNILIELGPVYVKLGQLLSTRPDILSAKYIDKLTDLQANVPPVPWSEVELQLQKELKQPIEAIFARVDTQAVAAGSIGQVHRAALRNGREVALKVQRPGIEVVVSQDIALIKGLAELVSLTEFGKDFDIVALADEFTTALKAELDFTTEAQYTNQLRRNLSKTGWFDPKRVVVPEVYWEVTTPKVLTIEWLDGVPLLDSELAKSGREEKFAKQRQEVTTLLFRAFLQQIYLDGFFHADPHPGNLFYLDDGRIALLDCGMVGRLDPRSQQILTEMLLAVVDLDAQRCSQLTLELAESGQPQSLERLESDFDRMLRKYHNLSIAQINFSEVFYEVLQLSRNNSIRLPSSMGLYAKALANLEGVARSFDPEVNFLDEVKPLMTDLFRRQLLGENPLQTALRTALDLKSLSLRSPRQFELLLDRLSSETLKWNFTIKELDPLRRSLDDSANRLSFSILVGSLIMGAAIISSGAQTSQLSLVSNILFAVATLLGLWLVVSILKSGRLR, from the coding sequence ATGTTCTCTCTTACCAAAAATACTGGCCGACAAGGTGAAATTATTGAAGTTGTCTTCCGCAACGGCTGGGACTATATGCGCGGACTCCTCACCGGGGGAAAAGCCGGCGAACCGCGATTGCCCTCTCCTGAAGTGTTGTGCAACATCCTGATTGAATTGGGGCCCGTTTACGTCAAACTCGGTCAACTTCTCTCCACCCGTCCCGACATTTTATCCGCGAAGTATATCGATAAGCTCACAGACTTGCAGGCGAACGTTCCCCCCGTTCCCTGGTCTGAGGTCGAGCTGCAACTGCAAAAGGAATTAAAACAACCCATAGAAGCCATTTTTGCGCGCGTAGATACCCAGGCAGTGGCGGCAGGGTCAATCGGTCAAGTTCACCGCGCCGCCCTGAGAAATGGACGAGAAGTGGCACTGAAGGTACAGCGACCCGGCATTGAGGTCGTTGTGAGTCAAGATATTGCGCTGATTAAAGGACTTGCAGAGTTAGTCTCTCTGACTGAATTTGGCAAAGACTTCGATATCGTTGCCTTGGCAGATGAATTTACCACGGCGTTGAAAGCCGAACTGGATTTCACGACCGAAGCACAATACACCAACCAACTGCGCCGCAACTTAAGCAAAACGGGTTGGTTTGACCCGAAGCGAGTCGTCGTACCCGAAGTCTATTGGGAGGTTACAACCCCAAAAGTCTTGACGATTGAATGGTTGGATGGCGTTCCCCTCCTCGATTCGGAATTGGCAAAATCCGGGCGAGAGGAAAAATTTGCCAAACAGCGCCAAGAGGTGACAACGCTTCTTTTCCGCGCCTTCCTGCAACAAATTTACCTCGACGGTTTTTTTCACGCCGATCCCCATCCGGGAAATCTCTTTTATTTAGACGATGGGAGAATTGCCTTACTCGACTGTGGGATGGTGGGACGACTCGATCCGCGATCGCAGCAAATTCTAACAGAAATGTTACTCGCCGTGGTCGATCTCGACGCGCAACGATGCAGTCAACTCACCTTAGAACTGGCAGAATCCGGACAACCCCAAAGCTTGGAACGACTCGAAAGCGATTTCGATCGAATGTTACGCAAGTATCACAACCTCAGCATTGCCCAAATTAACTTCAGCGAAGTCTTCTACGAAGTGCTGCAACTCTCGCGCAATAACAGCATTCGCTTGCCCAGTAGTATGGGTTTGTATGCCAAAGCCCTGGCAAACTTAGAAGGAGTCGCGCGGAGTTTCGATCCGGAGGTCAATTTTCTCGATGAAGTCAAACCTTTAATGACAGACTTGTTCCGCCGCCAACTTCTCGGCGAGAATCCCTTGCAAACGGCGCTGAGAACGGCATTGGATTTAAAAAGTTTATCCTTGCGATCGCCCCGCCAATTTGAGCTATTACTCGATCGCCTCAGTTCGGAAACCCTAAAATGGAATTTCACGATTAAAGAACTCGATCCCTTGCGCCGCAGTCTTGATGATTCTGCCAATCGTCTCTCTTTTAGCATTTTGGTGGGGTCTTTAATTATGGGTGCGGCGATTATTTCCTCTGGCGCGCAAACATCGCAGCTATCGCTGGTGAGTAATATTCTTTTTGCGGTTGCAACACTTTTGGGGTTGTGGTTGGTGGTGAGTATTTTGAAGTCGGGACGGTTGCGGTAA
- a CDS encoding DUF2294 domain-containing protein, protein MTTQIPPTRGQLERTLSQRIQAFYRKHLGHQPSQVTCQLFDNKLAIIVEDSVTPAEQLLVQEGQDELAEQVRASLDSAIQSELQELIEAILAVKVTDLLSDAALETGRTGTIAILASSPQVRSPQASSKTSKKKQSNDR, encoded by the coding sequence ATGACAACACAAATTCCCCCAACTCGCGGTCAACTCGAACGCACGCTTTCTCAAAGAATTCAAGCATTTTATCGCAAGCATCTCGGACATCAACCCTCGCAAGTCACCTGCCAATTGTTCGACAACAAACTGGCAATCATCGTTGAGGACTCCGTAACTCCAGCAGAACAACTTCTGGTTCAAGAGGGTCAAGATGAACTTGCAGAACAGGTTCGAGCGAGTTTGGATAGTGCGATCCAATCTGAACTCCAAGAATTAATTGAGGCTATTTTGGCGGTTAAAGTGACTGATTTGCTCAGTGATGCCGCACTGGAAACCGGACGCACGGGAACGATTGCAATTCTGGCGAGTTCGCCACAGGTTCGCAGCCCACAAGCAAGCTCTAAAACCAGCAAGAAAAAACAGTCTAACGATCGTTGA
- a CDS encoding DUF2294 domain-containing protein: MKTRLTERIQGLYEQQLQHQLHEVSYKLSDKTLVIVMEGTLTKPEQILMARDRAELAQQVRTVLNSALKPQICQLVEEVMDVRVIDFLSDTTISTGRTGAIAIFEFEQKSKVFSLANSQRG, from the coding sequence TTGAAAACACGGCTTACCGAGCGAATTCAAGGGTTGTACGAGCAACAACTTCAGCACCAGCTTCATGAGGTTAGCTATAAACTTTCTGATAAAACCCTCGTTATTGTTATGGAGGGAACGCTGACCAAACCCGAACAGATTTTAATGGCGCGCGATCGCGCGGAATTAGCCCAACAGGTAAGAACGGTTCTCAACAGCGCCCTTAAACCCCAAATTTGCCAACTGGTTGAAGAGGTAATGGATGTGAGGGTTATTGATTTTCTTAGCGATACGACCATCAGTACTGGACGCACTGGCGCGATCGCGATTTTTGAATTTGAACAGAAATCTAAAGTATTTTCTCTTGCGAATTCACAGCGAGGTTAA
- a CDS encoding response regulator, producing MDVGLSIPNYYARTTETPLVLAVDDDEDSLVLLACILESFGCYFMTVSSAEEALILSQKHPPNLVLLDIVMPKINGIELLCLLKQSLPQRQLSAIAITGLAMEKERKQIQQAGFNDCLTKPYLIEDLERLLLRHLDKKNDLKMLNF from the coding sequence ATGGACGTAGGGCTTTCCATCCCTAATTATTACGCTCGTACCACTGAAACACCTTTAGTTTTAGCCGTTGATGATGACGAAGATAGCTTGGTTCTTTTAGCGTGTATCCTTGAGTCTTTCGGTTGTTATTTTATGACTGTTTCGAGTGCAGAAGAGGCGTTGATTTTATCTCAAAAACACCCCCCAAATCTCGTCTTACTCGACATCGTAATGCCAAAAATTAATGGGATCGAATTGCTGTGTCTTCTCAAGCAATCATTGCCTCAGCGTCAGTTAAGCGCGATCGCGATAACCGGATTAGCAATGGAGAAAGAACGCAAGCAAATCCAACAAGCAGGTTTTAATGATTGTTTGACTAAACCCTATTTAATTGAAGATTTAGAACGCTTGCTCCTTCGCCACCTTGATAAAAAAAACGATCTGAAAATGCTAAATTTTTGA